One region of Vescimonas fastidiosa genomic DNA includes:
- a CDS encoding HAD family hydrolase → MFLLAAKECGVKPELFDDSLDACRGAKAAGMHAIGVYDPYFDVSEVEMRKLCDRYIHSFTELVEA, encoded by the coding sequence ATTTTTCTTCTGGCGGCAAAGGAGTGCGGTGTGAAGCCGGAACTATTCGATGATTCCCTGGACGCCTGTCGGGGCGCCAAAGCTGCCGGTATGCACGCAATCGGCGTGTACGATCCGTATTTTGATGTATCAGAAGTCGAAATGCGTAAGCTCTGTGACAGGTATATACACAGCTTCACAGAATTGGTGGAGGCGTAA
- a CDS encoding AEC family transporter — translation MLESIWTVGEQVLILFILSGVGFVLGKAKMIGDKFSRDASQLVMYVVSPCMMVVAFQRSFEKDVFHNFCMALLLSLLIHLLSITVAQLFLRKKTERAAALRFSVVLSNSGFMGYPLQTALLGTIGIFYGSAYVTVFTVCSWTYGLMQMSGGRVKASAKTLLLNPGVISVVVAMVLYFGSISLPEVILAPVNYLAQLNTPLPMVIVGYQLSQAKLLSALRGRDIWVAIFLRLIAMPLMSLGLCLSLHADHAVSVAVLCAAAAPCAALLSIFATRYEGDKSLASSLVALETLLSALTMPVMVGLAVAFL, via the coding sequence TTGCTGGAATCAATTTGGACTGTGGGCGAGCAGGTTCTCATATTATTCATACTGTCCGGCGTCGGTTTCGTGCTGGGCAAGGCGAAAATGATCGGCGACAAGTTTAGCCGGGATGCCAGCCAGCTGGTGATGTATGTGGTGTCCCCGTGCATGATGGTGGTGGCCTTTCAGCGCAGCTTTGAAAAGGATGTGTTTCATAATTTTTGCATGGCTCTTTTGCTGTCGCTGCTGATCCATCTGCTGAGCATCACCGTAGCCCAGCTTTTCCTGCGGAAGAAAACCGAACGGGCCGCCGCCCTGCGCTTCAGCGTAGTTCTCTCCAACAGCGGCTTTATGGGCTACCCCTTGCAGACGGCTCTCCTGGGCACCATCGGTATTTTCTACGGCTCCGCCTATGTCACCGTGTTCACGGTCTGCTCCTGGACCTATGGCCTGATGCAGATGTCCGGGGGTCGGGTAAAGGCATCGGCCAAGACCCTTTTGCTCAATCCCGGCGTCATCAGCGTAGTGGTGGCTATGGTACTGTACTTCGGCAGCATCTCCCTGCCCGAGGTGATCCTGGCCCCTGTAAACTATCTGGCCCAGCTGAATACGCCCCTGCCTATGGTCATTGTAGGCTACCAGCTTTCCCAGGCCAAGCTCCTCTCGGCCCTCCGGGGGCGGGACATTTGGGTGGCCATCTTCCTGCGGCTCATTGCCATGCCGCTAATGTCCCTGGGCCTGTGTCTGTCGCTTCACGCCGATCATGCGGTTTCCGTGGCCGTGCTGTGCGCGGCGGCAGCTCCCTGCGCTGCCCTGCTGAGCATCTTTGCCACCCGCTATGAGGGGGACAAGTCCCTGGCCTCCAGCCTGGTGGCCCTGGAGACTCTGCTCAGTGCCCTGACCATGCCGGTGATGGTCGGCCTGGCGGTGGCGTTTTTGTGA